A single genomic interval of Plantibacter sp. Leaf314 harbors:
- a CDS encoding GAF domain-containing protein, which translates to MRTDPPIGFPELPRSELEKAIDELVQKAQSVLHTQGRLRDLLSATRAITEDLDVEVVLRRITQAAVDLAGARFGALGVIGPDGTLEQFIHVGIDTEAARSIGHLPRGLGVLGALIDDPSPVRLDHLADHDRFVGFPDGHPPMESFLGVPIQVRGQVFGNLYLTERTDGPFSAEDEELLQALAGAAGVAIDNARLFGESQRRQRWALASAEVSSALLDQDGADPLGLIAASVIRLTGAAVVALVARTDSDAFATDMAWGDDAEAYLGRVFSAASTPAAQVIASGNPALSLGLPRPGSPDQSDFTGSAMIVPLARPGGADSVLLVARPTGSAQFVELDLDMITDFAAQASVALELRSAREARERVALLEDRERIARDLHDNVIQRLFGAGLALNGLDLHALPPSARARVDGISDLLDEAIAEIRTSVFALRATHRPEADARHRLLDVVGEAAGSFPTSPRIIFEGEVDLLVAGVLLDDVEAVVREGLSNAARHAQATSVTVSITIEPTAASPASSSAVVVRVTDDGLGLGGDGPRAASGIANLAARAASHGGSSELTPGAEHGAVLTWRAPLPEPSKDSSR; encoded by the coding sequence GTGCGCACGGACCCACCCATCGGCTTTCCGGAGCTGCCGAGGTCGGAACTCGAGAAGGCCATCGACGAGCTGGTCCAGAAGGCGCAGAGCGTGCTCCACACGCAGGGGCGGCTCCGTGACCTCCTCTCGGCCACGCGAGCGATCACCGAGGACCTCGACGTGGAGGTCGTGCTGCGGCGCATCACGCAAGCAGCCGTCGATCTCGCCGGCGCGCGGTTCGGTGCGCTCGGGGTCATCGGGCCGGATGGAACGCTCGAACAGTTCATCCACGTCGGCATCGACACCGAAGCGGCACGGTCGATCGGTCATCTCCCCCGCGGGCTCGGTGTCCTGGGTGCGCTCATCGACGACCCGAGCCCGGTGCGTCTCGACCACCTCGCCGACCACGACCGGTTCGTTGGCTTCCCCGACGGGCACCCACCGATGGAGAGTTTTCTGGGCGTGCCCATCCAGGTCCGAGGACAGGTGTTCGGCAATCTCTACCTCACCGAGCGGACGGACGGTCCGTTCAGCGCCGAGGACGAGGAGCTCCTGCAGGCTTTGGCCGGTGCTGCGGGCGTCGCGATCGACAACGCGCGGCTGTTCGGCGAATCGCAACGCCGGCAACGCTGGGCGCTCGCTTCGGCCGAAGTGTCCTCCGCACTCCTCGATCAGGACGGCGCGGACCCGCTCGGCTTGATCGCAGCCTCCGTGATCCGTCTGACCGGGGCCGCCGTGGTGGCGCTGGTCGCCCGCACCGACTCCGACGCGTTCGCCACCGACATGGCCTGGGGTGACGACGCGGAGGCGTACCTCGGTCGCGTCTTCAGCGCCGCGTCGACACCGGCAGCCCAGGTCATCGCTTCGGGGAACCCCGCCCTGTCCCTCGGCCTTCCCCGTCCCGGGTCCCCAGACCAGAGCGACTTCACCGGCAGCGCCATGATCGTCCCCCTGGCCCGGCCAGGTGGTGCCGACTCCGTCCTCCTCGTGGCCCGTCCCACCGGTTCTGCTCAGTTCGTCGAGCTGGACCTCGACATGATCACGGACTTCGCCGCACAGGCGAGTGTCGCCTTGGAGCTCCGAAGCGCCCGTGAGGCGCGGGAACGCGTCGCGCTCCTGGAGGATCGGGAGCGGATCGCCCGCGACCTGCACGACAACGTCATCCAACGGTTGTTCGGGGCCGGCCTGGCGCTCAACGGCTTGGACCTGCACGCCCTCCCTCCGTCGGCGCGCGCTCGCGTGGACGGGATCTCCGACCTGCTCGACGAGGCGATCGCCGAGATACGGACCTCCGTGTTCGCCCTCCGAGCGACCCATCGACCGGAAGCCGACGCGCGTCACCGCCTCCTCGATGTCGTCGGTGAAGCGGCCGGTTCCTTCCCGACGTCGCCACGGATCATCTTCGAGGGAGAGGTGGACCTCCTCGTGGCGGGCGTGCTGCTCGACGACGTCGAGGCGGTCGTCCGCGAGGGGTTGTCGAACGCCGCTCGTCACGCTCAGGCGACCTCGGTCACCGTCTCGATCACGATCGAACCGACTGCGGCATCACCGGCGAGCTCGTCCGCCGTCGTGGTGCGCGTCACCGACGACGGGCTCGGGCTCGGCGGCGACGGTCCCCGTGCGGCGAGCGGTATCGCCAATCTGGCCGCGAGGGCGGCCTCGCACGGCGGATCGAGCGAGCTGACCCCCGGTGCCGAACACGGCGCCGTCTTGACCTGGCGTGCGCCGCTCCCTGAACCTTCGAAGGACTCCTCCCGATGA
- a CDS encoding universal stress protein — MDKTTTLPQRARMTVSGPPSEGRGRCVVGFDGSSAGVTALDWAVTWAARNHRDVHLVGVVDDDAGAMSGTSASDSDHARAQLLSETVALLTEQHPGIAVTTRLIAGPVAASLAAAARPDDLVVIGSDKTGYAHGRLFGARSVQLAALVSGPLTVVPAADLRFRAGVLVAIDGTPESSRLARVGAEEAVARQCALGLVHAIAVDATSERRQLGEAVLREAFEAARAVAPGLEISRHLANRRPAEAMLNLARDRALLVMGRSRRVATAGVGGTLHEVLINANVPVMVLP; from the coding sequence GTGGACAAGACGACGACGCTGCCGCAGCGGGCACGGATGACGGTGAGCGGACCGCCGAGCGAAGGACGCGGTCGATGCGTCGTCGGGTTCGACGGATCCTCGGCAGGGGTCACAGCACTCGACTGGGCCGTCACCTGGGCAGCCCGGAACCACCGTGACGTGCACCTGGTGGGGGTCGTCGACGACGACGCCGGAGCCATGAGCGGCACGAGCGCGAGCGACAGCGACCACGCCCGTGCACAGCTGTTGTCGGAGACGGTCGCGCTCCTGACGGAGCAGCACCCCGGGATCGCCGTCACGACCCGGCTCATCGCCGGGCCGGTCGCCGCATCGTTGGCGGCCGCCGCCCGACCCGACGACCTCGTCGTGATCGGGTCGGACAAGACGGGATACGCTCACGGTCGACTCTTCGGCGCTCGCAGTGTCCAGCTCGCCGCCCTCGTGTCCGGCCCGCTCACGGTCGTCCCCGCGGCGGATCTCCGATTCCGAGCCGGCGTCCTCGTGGCGATCGACGGGACGCCGGAGTCCTCGCGGCTGGCCCGCGTCGGTGCGGAGGAGGCCGTGGCTCGGCAGTGTGCCCTCGGCCTCGTCCATGCCATCGCCGTCGACGCCACGTCCGAGCGACGACAGCTGGGCGAGGCGGTCCTGCGCGAGGCCTTCGAGGCTGCCCGGGCAGTGGCGCCCGGACTCGAGATCAGCCGCCACCTGGCCAACCGGCGACCCGCGGAGGCGATGCTCAACCTCGCACGGGATCGCGCACTCCTCGTCATGGGTCGCTCTCGTCGCGTCGCCACCGCCGGAGTCGGCGGCACCCTCCACGAGGTGCTCATCAACGCGAACGTCCCCGTCATGGTCCTGCCCTGA
- a CDS encoding VOC family protein, with the protein MSAPNLFLIQVQDTRAATTFYSELFEIEPVFTSPRYVAFPVAPGVLFALWTGRNEHAVPGTPRTSEVGLMVPGSETAVDELFEAWTAKGVTVVEPPYDDVFGRTFVVADPDGNLIRVSPVD; encoded by the coding sequence ATGTCTGCACCGAACCTCTTCCTGATCCAGGTCCAGGACACCCGAGCCGCCACGACGTTCTACAGCGAGCTCTTCGAGATCGAACCGGTCTTCACGAGCCCGCGGTACGTGGCGTTCCCGGTGGCTCCGGGTGTCCTGTTCGCGCTCTGGACGGGACGCAACGAACACGCGGTGCCTGGCACGCCGCGCACGTCCGAGGTCGGGCTCATGGTCCCCGGCTCGGAGACCGCCGTCGACGAGCTGTTCGAGGCGTGGACCGCCAAGGGCGTCACGGTCGTCGAACCTCCGTACGACGACGTCTTCGGTCGGACGTTCGTCGTCGCCGATCCCGACGGCAACCTGATCCGCGTGTCGCCCGTCGATTGA
- a CDS encoding GAD-like domain-containing protein codes for MVEISDFVTHGPVPEELIEEYRGRVPDELVEVWERYGYGTFGHGFLRVIDPKRYEDQVGDCIGKTQGDGIAIPIMVTGLGDLITWEPSMGVVGILFREGRTVGLNSSVDNFLFMVDLDGPDELSDTLHWDIFPEAVAAHGDLPYEESFVFEPLLSLGGTATVENLHKRETIAAIQVAVDLQGVIGH; via the coding sequence ATGGTTGAGATCTCCGACTTCGTCACACACGGCCCTGTCCCGGAAGAGCTCATCGAGGAATATCGGGGCCGAGTCCCGGACGAACTCGTCGAGGTGTGGGAACGCTACGGGTACGGGACCTTCGGCCACGGCTTCCTGCGCGTCATCGATCCGAAACGCTACGAGGACCAGGTCGGCGACTGCATCGGCAAGACGCAGGGTGACGGCATCGCCATCCCGATCATGGTCACTGGTCTCGGTGACCTCATCACCTGGGAGCCGAGCATGGGCGTCGTCGGCATCCTCTTCCGAGAAGGCCGGACGGTGGGACTGAACTCCTCCGTCGACAACTTCCTCTTCATGGTCGATCTCGACGGACCCGACGAACTGTCCGACACCCTGCACTGGGACATCTTCCCCGAGGCGGTCGCGGCGCACGGCGACCTGCCCTACGAGGAGTCGTTCGTCTTCGAGCCATTGCTCTCGCTGGGCGGCACGGCCACGGTCGAGAACCTGCACAAGCGCGAGACCATCGCCGCGATCCAGGTCGCCGTCGACCTCCAGGGCGTCATCGGCCACTGA
- a CDS encoding YafY family protein — MKASRLLSLLLLLQTRQRMTTVELAERLEVSTRTILRDIEALSTAGVPVYAERGRYGGIVLLPGARLNASHLDPAEMDSLAVAGLDGTQREQLGIAAAHDMALRKIAARRSGDEGTNLAELVIVENSRWLAAETREPDVADLAMTLRSRSRLRLHYRRSGAEHATTRDVDPYGLVSKSGRWYLVADDDRKPKLFALDRLEGYEALPERAVTPDGHDLRSVWTRLRERTEAPGQVEVTIRLRASRLDLAARILGSRLHPTGPVDDDGWQTLTVTYPEVEAVRQLLQFGDHIDVLAPAAARRRITELAADLARRHDDGPASSPARAHEPTPQ, encoded by the coding sequence ATGAAGGCCTCCCGACTCCTGAGCCTCCTGCTCCTCCTCCAGACCCGGCAGCGCATGACCACCGTCGAGCTGGCCGAGCGGCTGGAGGTCTCCACGCGGACGATCCTCCGCGACATCGAAGCGCTCTCGACCGCGGGTGTGCCCGTGTACGCCGAGCGAGGCAGATACGGCGGCATCGTCCTCCTTCCGGGCGCGCGGCTGAACGCATCACATCTGGATCCCGCCGAGATGGACTCGCTGGCGGTCGCCGGGCTCGACGGCACGCAGCGCGAACAGTTGGGGATCGCGGCCGCTCACGACATGGCCCTGCGGAAGATCGCCGCCCGCCGCAGCGGGGACGAGGGCACGAACCTGGCCGAGCTCGTCATCGTCGAGAACTCGAGGTGGCTCGCCGCCGAGACCCGCGAACCGGACGTCGCGGATCTCGCGATGACCTTGCGCTCCCGCTCACGGCTGCGGCTCCACTACCGCCGAAGCGGTGCCGAACACGCCACCACCCGCGACGTCGACCCCTACGGGCTGGTGTCGAAGTCAGGCCGCTGGTACCTCGTCGCCGATGACGACCGGAAGCCGAAACTCTTCGCGCTCGATCGGCTCGAAGGGTACGAGGCACTCCCGGAACGTGCGGTGACACCCGACGGACACGACCTGCGCTCCGTCTGGACCCGACTCCGCGAGCGCACGGAAGCCCCAGGGCAGGTCGAGGTGACCATCCGGCTCCGAGCAAGTCGCCTCGACCTCGCCGCACGCATCCTGGGAAGTCGATTGCACCCAACCGGACCGGTCGACGACGACGGCTGGCAGACCCTGACGGTCACCTATCCGGAGGTCGAAGCCGTACGTCAGCTGCTGCAGTTCGGGGATCACATCGACGTCCTCGCCCCGGCAGCAGCACGGCGACGCATCACGGAACTCGCGGCAGACCTCGCCCGCCGGCACGACGACGGACCCGCTTCCAGCCCGGCACGAGCACACGAACCGACGCCGCAGTGA
- a CDS encoding cupin domain-containing protein, whose translation MTTPPITRETLATVDLEGAPSFASVEVRRITIPADVHPGAHWHNGPVFGVVESGSVFFQVGTGEQTVLRAGDTFHEPANETITRFDATDEGVTFLAWFPVPAGITPELTMGEPPVGNSSS comes from the coding sequence ATGACCACTCCCCCGATCACCCGCGAAACGCTGGCCACCGTGGACCTGGAGGGTGCGCCGTCCTTCGCCTCCGTCGAGGTGCGACGCATCACCATCCCGGCAGACGTCCACCCCGGTGCGCACTGGCACAACGGGCCCGTCTTCGGCGTGGTCGAATCCGGGTCCGTGTTCTTCCAAGTGGGAACCGGAGAGCAGACCGTCCTCCGCGCCGGCGACACGTTCCATGAACCGGCGAACGAGACGATCACCCGCTTCGACGCGACCGACGAGGGTGTCACCTTCCTCGCCTGGTTCCCGGTGCCGGCCGGCATCACGCCCGAGTTGACCATGGGCGAACCACCCGTCGGGAACTCCTCGTCCTGA
- a CDS encoding MFS transporter, protein MLEPSTSPAVQPPPPARLRDAWVALAGLSAVFLFEMLDNSVLNVALPTIGRELTASTSSLQWVSGAYSVAFGGLMLLFGAVADRFGRRRIMLIGLVLLTIVSVLTVFVTSVEQLIAVRALMGVAAAMTTPGSMALAFRLFDADDLRVRALTVISTAGLVGLAAGPTIGGLVLAVAPWQVLIVANAPIAIVALIGIRAGVAADQRDHLHNERIDVVGASLGTATIVGALLTPTLFVAGADLPLAWGVAVATTAAAVGFVVRERTARRPVLDLRLVAQPLVASGLAYKAASGLAMAGLSYLTTLQLQFAWGWPPALAALGTLPQVVVLLASGRFVGPFVQRLGLDRAAWMSAAAVVAGLAMFALLGRFGYPWVLVALVLVAAGMRVVGVVAGNNVLRGLPSDRTSIGAALVDTASELATAVGIAATGTILAALVGGRITTMTSTSGRLASFEDAILIAGLTITCLAAALVAVGIHRSRRTPSEPTIQEPSHV, encoded by the coding sequence ATGCTCGAACCCTCAACCTCCCCGGCGGTCCAGCCACCACCACCGGCTCGCCTCCGCGACGCGTGGGTCGCGCTCGCCGGTCTCTCGGCGGTGTTCCTGTTCGAGATGCTCGACAACTCCGTCCTGAACGTCGCACTCCCGACCATCGGGCGCGAGCTCACTGCCTCCACGTCGTCACTGCAGTGGGTGTCGGGGGCATACTCGGTCGCCTTCGGCGGATTGATGCTGCTGTTCGGTGCGGTGGCCGATCGGTTCGGTCGGCGACGGATCATGCTCATCGGCCTCGTGCTGCTCACGATCGTGAGCGTCCTGACGGTGTTCGTCACCTCGGTGGAACAGTTGATCGCGGTGCGTGCGCTGATGGGCGTCGCCGCGGCGATGACGACCCCCGGTTCCATGGCGTTGGCGTTCCGCTTGTTCGACGCGGACGATCTGCGCGTGCGTGCCCTGACGGTCATCTCGACCGCTGGACTGGTCGGTCTCGCCGCCGGACCCACGATCGGTGGGCTCGTCCTCGCTGTCGCACCGTGGCAGGTGCTCATCGTCGCCAACGCGCCCATCGCGATCGTCGCTCTCATCGGGATCCGCGCCGGAGTCGCCGCCGACCAGCGAGACCATCTGCACAATGAGCGCATCGACGTGGTGGGCGCCTCCCTGGGCACCGCGACCATCGTCGGCGCCCTCCTCACGCCGACCCTGTTCGTCGCAGGCGCCGACCTTCCGCTGGCGTGGGGCGTCGCTGTGGCGACCACGGCGGCCGCGGTCGGGTTCGTGGTCCGCGAGCGCACCGCGCGTCGCCCGGTGCTTGATCTGCGGCTCGTCGCCCAGCCTCTGGTGGCGTCCGGTTTGGCCTACAAGGCCGCCTCTGGACTCGCGATGGCGGGGCTGTCCTACCTGACGACGCTGCAACTGCAGTTCGCGTGGGGGTGGCCGCCCGCCCTCGCCGCGCTCGGCACGCTCCCGCAGGTCGTGGTGTTGCTGGCGAGTGGTCGCTTCGTCGGTCCGTTCGTGCAGCGGTTAGGCCTCGATCGCGCCGCTTGGATGAGCGCTGCCGCGGTGGTCGCGGGGCTCGCCATGTTCGCGCTCCTCGGCCGATTCGGGTACCCCTGGGTGCTGGTCGCGTTGGTGCTCGTGGCCGCCGGGATGCGCGTGGTCGGGGTAGTCGCCGGCAACAACGTCCTCCGCGGCCTCCCGTCGGACCGCACGTCCATCGGTGCGGCCCTGGTCGACACGGCCAGCGAGTTGGCCACGGCTGTCGGGATCGCCGCGACCGGCACCATCCTCGCCGCGCTCGTCGGCGGCCGCATCACGACGATGACGTCCACCTCCGGTCGGCTCGCGTCGTTCGAGGATGCGATCCTCATCGCCGGACTCACCATCACCTGCCTCGCCGCGGCCCTCGTCGCCGTCGGCATCCACCGTTCACGTCGCACCCCGTCCGAACCCACCATCCAGGAGCCCTCCCATGTCTGA
- a CDS encoding response regulator transcription factor produces MIRVFLLDDHELVRRGITDVIEREPDLTVVGEAGTVHDAISRVDATTPDVVVLDVRLPDGSGVDACRDIRSAHPDLPCIMLTAFDDDDAQQAAVLAGAQGWLLKDIRGAGLVSAIRQVSAGAQLMDAELVLRARRRLLDHPATDEARLTLRESQVLSRITEGMTNRQIGVDLGLAEKTVKNYVSGLLGKIGVERRTQAAVYGLTHTNRPRP; encoded by the coding sequence ATGATCCGTGTCTTCCTCCTCGACGACCACGAACTGGTCCGACGGGGCATCACCGACGTCATCGAACGCGAACCGGACCTGACGGTGGTCGGCGAAGCCGGCACGGTCCACGACGCGATCTCCCGGGTCGATGCGACGACCCCCGACGTGGTGGTGCTCGATGTGCGACTTCCGGATGGATCAGGGGTGGACGCCTGCCGCGACATCCGCTCGGCTCATCCGGACCTCCCCTGCATCATGCTCACCGCGTTCGACGACGACGACGCCCAGCAAGCCGCGGTGCTCGCGGGAGCGCAGGGATGGCTCTTGAAGGACATCCGCGGCGCCGGTCTCGTGAGCGCCATCCGTCAGGTGAGCGCGGGCGCCCAGCTCATGGACGCGGAACTCGTCCTTCGTGCGCGCAGACGACTGCTCGATCACCCCGCGACCGACGAGGCGCGTCTCACCCTGCGCGAGAGCCAGGTGCTGTCGCGCATCACCGAAGGCATGACGAACCGGCAGATCGGGGTGGACCTCGGTCTCGCCGAGAAGACGGTGAAGAACTACGTGTCGGGGCTGCTCGGCAAGATCGGTGTGGAGCGGCGGACCCAGGCTGCGGTGTACGGGCTCACCCACACCAACCGTCCGAGGCCCTGA
- a CDS encoding TetR/AcrR family transcriptional regulator: protein MGTPRRDVARTRLHILEAARSLVAAGETPALNTVAHAADVGVGTVYRHFATVAELEEALVWDRFDALATILRQAGPEHLDQALSAHFRLLVEDSLFEKVVSRQEAALERTTELQTALIQDLGTLMQRAAALGHLRPDVGPTQVLLLLCGIAHAARTASMASDDPDSSLMLQVVLEGLRPDQAGTGHPVA, encoded by the coding sequence ATGGGTACCCCTCGGCGAGACGTTGCTCGGACGCGGCTGCACATCCTCGAGGCGGCTCGCTCCCTGGTCGCCGCAGGGGAGACGCCCGCTCTCAACACGGTCGCCCACGCGGCCGACGTCGGTGTCGGGACGGTCTATCGCCACTTCGCGACGGTCGCCGAACTCGAAGAGGCTCTGGTCTGGGACCGGTTCGACGCCCTTGCGACGATCCTCCGCCAGGCCGGCCCGGAGCACCTCGACCAGGCGCTCTCCGCGCATTTCCGCCTCCTCGTCGAAGACTCCCTGTTCGAGAAGGTCGTCTCGCGGCAGGAGGCGGCACTGGAACGGACGACGGAGTTGCAGACGGCGTTGATCCAGGACCTCGGGACGCTGATGCAGCGTGCCGCCGCGCTGGGTCACCTGCGACCGGACGTCGGCCCGACCCAGGTGCTGCTGCTCCTGTGCGGCATCGCCCACGCCGCTCGCACGGCCAGCATGGCGAGCGACGACCCCGACAGTTCGCTGATGCTGCAGGTCGTGCTCGAGGGCCTCCGCCCCGACCAGGCCGGGACAGGGCACCCGGTCGCCTGA
- a CDS encoding glycosyl hydrolase family 18 protein, whose translation MRTRRNLRNLLVTLGVTALAVPLLVSSPANAAAGLPIEGYLMTGSGAQHLAPSAAALSLVGIDGVNLSSNGAKVTATPREAAAMATEAKRHGLKTELLFGNFDASAGDFSPAIATKLLSSTANRKAVVASLVSRVERGGFDGVQVDLESLDRTHTAGLTSFMTELRAALPAASTISMALMATDTAAGYADEGYELSALDASVGRFVLMAYDQHGPTWTKAGPIGGTPWVKSVLAAFIATGVPEAKIDLGVAEYAYTWPGDGADGVQLTVAQARAKAGKRATFDAKQQEWTAKLADGTVIWWSDAKTLGLRKALATQQGVHGLAVWELSLGDPIS comes from the coding sequence ATGCGCACACGACGGAACCTCCGGAACCTCTTGGTCACCCTGGGAGTCACCGCGCTCGCGGTCCCCCTCCTCGTGTCCTCCCCCGCGAACGCCGCCGCGGGACTGCCGATCGAGGGATACCTCATGACGGGGTCCGGCGCGCAACACCTCGCCCCGAGTGCCGCAGCCCTCTCGCTCGTCGGGATCGACGGCGTCAACCTGTCCTCCAACGGCGCGAAGGTCACGGCGACCCCGCGGGAAGCCGCGGCCATGGCCACCGAGGCGAAGCGGCACGGACTGAAGACCGAACTCCTCTTCGGCAACTTCGACGCGTCCGCGGGTGACTTCTCGCCCGCCATCGCCACCAAGCTCCTCAGCAGCACGGCGAACCGCAAGGCCGTCGTCGCGTCGCTCGTGTCCAGGGTCGAGCGGGGCGGGTTCGACGGCGTGCAGGTCGACCTCGAATCGCTCGACCGCACCCACACGGCCGGTCTCACGAGCTTCATGACGGAACTGCGCGCCGCACTCCCGGCCGCGTCGACCATCTCGATGGCCCTCATGGCGACCGACACCGCAGCCGGCTACGCGGACGAGGGCTACGAGCTGAGCGCACTGGACGCCTCCGTCGGGCGGTTCGTGCTCATGGCCTACGACCAGCACGGCCCCACCTGGACCAAGGCAGGCCCCATCGGCGGCACCCCCTGGGTGAAGAGCGTCCTCGCCGCGTTCATCGCGACCGGGGTCCCGGAAGCCAAGATCGACCTCGGCGTCGCCGAGTACGCCTACACCTGGCCGGGCGACGGCGCCGACGGCGTGCAGCTGACCGTCGCCCAAGCCCGAGCGAAGGCCGGGAAGCGTGCGACGTTCGACGCGAAGCAGCAGGAGTGGACCGCGAAGCTCGCCGACGGCACGGTCATCTGGTGGTCCGATGCCAAGACCCTCGGCCTGCGGAAGGCCCTCGCAACGCAGCAGGGGGTGCACGGTCTCGCCGTGTGGGAGCTGAGCCTCGGCGACCCGATCAGCTGA
- a CDS encoding alpha/beta hydrolase — translation MSDLSPRPPFDPELATFLTALEARGPFTLTAEMLPHMRALELTEEALDERLRSRGYERRTLTVPGHLGDPITLAVIQRIGRTGATAAVYTIHGGGMMFGHHLGNLDSYDDWLLNDHDVVLVSVDYRLAPEHPDPYPVEDCYAGLVWVAAHADELGIDPERIVIAGQSAGGGLAAGTALLARDRNGPALLAQILVSPMLDDRDATVSTQQIDGVGVADRQLTRFGWDAYLGSRRAGDDVSIFAAPARATDLTGLPRTYLDCGSAEVFRDETVAYASALWAAGGDAELHVWPGAFHGFTSMMPDATISRTATAALADWTGRLLGT, via the coding sequence ATGTCTGACCTCTCGCCCCGACCTCCGTTCGATCCCGAACTGGCCACCTTCCTCACCGCCCTCGAGGCGCGCGGCCCGTTCACCCTGACGGCGGAGATGCTGCCGCACATGCGTGCCCTCGAGCTGACCGAGGAGGCCCTCGACGAGCGGTTGCGCTCGCGGGGATACGAGCGGCGCACGCTCACCGTTCCCGGCCACCTCGGGGATCCGATCACGCTCGCGGTCATTCAGCGGATCGGTCGCACGGGAGCGACGGCCGCGGTCTACACGATCCACGGGGGTGGGATGATGTTCGGCCACCACCTCGGGAACCTCGACTCCTACGACGACTGGCTCCTGAACGACCACGACGTGGTGCTCGTGAGCGTCGACTACCGTCTCGCCCCGGAACATCCGGACCCGTACCCCGTGGAGGACTGCTACGCCGGACTCGTGTGGGTCGCGGCGCACGCTGACGAACTCGGCATCGATCCTGAGCGCATCGTGATCGCCGGGCAGAGTGCGGGCGGCGGACTCGCCGCGGGCACCGCCCTCCTCGCCCGGGACCGCAACGGGCCGGCGCTCCTGGCGCAGATCCTGGTGTCGCCGATGCTCGACGACCGTGACGCCACGGTGTCGACGCAGCAGATCGACGGTGTGGGGGTCGCGGATCGACAGCTGACCCGGTTCGGTTGGGATGCGTACCTCGGATCCCGGCGTGCTGGTGACGACGTCTCCATCTTCGCCGCGCCGGCTCGGGCGACCGACCTCACCGGGCTCCCGCGCACGTACCTCGACTGCGGCAGCGCTGAGGTGTTCCGCGATGAGACGGTCGCCTACGCCAGTGCGCTCTGGGCTGCGGGTGGTGACGCGGAACTGCACGTGTGGCCGGGTGCGTTCCACGGTTTCACGAGCATGATGCCGGACGCCACCATCTCCAGGACCGCCACGGCGGCTCTGGCCGACTGGACGGGGCGGTTGCTCGGGACGTAG
- a CDS encoding SDR family oxidoreductase — protein sequence MAVITGASSGIGAQFARRYAAEGFDLVLVARSGEALRALADELASAHQIVARVHVADLTRAADVDALVTELRDGLVRVDHLVNSAGIAPEGDLSDTAERDLRDLVALNVTALTLLNRAAVIRMRAQGTGTIINIGSAAGYQPMPHFAAYSATKSYVINLSEALSEENRPFGLRIFAVSPGDTDTGMGSNPSTDKRTPEQVVDTAWRAMRGAAPSVVDGAANSILAVVSSRVLPKRFGLRIAERMMRRMV from the coding sequence GTGGCCGTCATCACCGGGGCCAGTTCCGGCATCGGCGCGCAATTCGCGCGCAGGTATGCAGCCGAAGGGTTCGACCTCGTCCTCGTCGCCCGCTCCGGCGAGGCGTTGCGGGCGCTGGCGGACGAGCTCGCCTCGGCCCATCAGATCGTCGCGCGGGTGCACGTCGCCGACCTGACCCGCGCTGCTGACGTCGATGCGCTGGTCACCGAGCTCCGCGACGGGCTCGTGCGCGTCGACCACCTCGTCAACTCAGCCGGAATCGCGCCCGAGGGGGATCTCTCGGACACTGCGGAGCGCGACCTTCGCGACCTGGTGGCGCTGAACGTCACGGCGCTCACGCTCCTGAATCGTGCGGCGGTCATCCGCATGCGGGCCCAGGGCACGGGCACGATCATCAACATCGGCAGTGCGGCCGGCTATCAACCGATGCCGCACTTCGCTGCGTACTCCGCGACGAAGTCCTATGTGATCAACCTCTCCGAGGCCCTGTCCGAGGAGAACCGCCCCTTCGGGCTCCGGATCTTCGCGGTCTCCCCAGGCGACACGGACACCGGCATGGGGTCCAATCCCTCGACCGACAAGCGCACGCCCGAGCAGGTCGTCGACACCGCGTGGCGCGCGATGCGCGGGGCGGCACCGTCGGTGGTCGACGGTGCCGCGAACAGCATCCTGGCCGTGGTGTCCTCGCGCGTCCTGCCGAAGCGGTTCGGCCTGCGGATCGCCGAACGGATGATGCGCCGCATGGTGTGA